The Deinococcus wulumuqiensis R12 genome has a window encoding:
- the rnr gene encoding ribonuclease R → MPKQRKKDAVAEPLLPVTPEGTAQSEVSAPAPSEKSSKSRRKTSAPAAADAAPAQNEETPAPRRGRKPGAAPEEVAAPEQVNGPVEAVAAEALTTDAPTEPRPRRGRKPKAVPAEEPVSAETVPVTAPDTQAAEPPKRRGRKPRAQADAEAAEPVMEAAAEAAPTPVKRGRKPKAPAVTEQPEAEAAGVEPLKPRRGRKPRAEATAESAEAALAPVLEVTAPDAAPELEAASPAPKRRGRGRPKAEAPEPAPLNEVLAGVEAVEVGGAEDETPAPVLTVTQEATVTHEAPVIQEDEAALPAVDSVFAVEPQETADAAAPEAHQPRKNRKEKRAERQAAPQEQAPAEDTEDDLGNVPDEERLLVEQLRKLGRPVHVRDLERTFTRHTLERLGGWRSITDLLETLVESGKVIRTRKKTYGLPEAMSLVRGRFQASAAGFGFVVPDSNGGKAGGEDYYIPQDRTLEAWNGDTVLVRMDGRGDTRDQRGGRRGQKGDGNPRATVVRIVQRAYKQLVGTLEFHHGHPILKPDDHRARHRILLLPEGLEELEAGARVVTELFWPEHTGEDEVFGQVVRVLGAEDDPETETEAVIVKFGLRGEFPDDVLEQANAIPVEIPEEALVGRLDLREFNIFTVDGRDAKDFDDAIHIQPTPEGNFVVGVHIADVSHYVQEGTALDGEAYARATSVYLPGRVLPMLPEHLSNGVCSLVPYQDRLTMTALVELSAEGDILDVKLAPSVINSKARLTYDEVQAYSEATATLPEHARHLEGDLHLLLKITTKLRQKRLRDGSLDFKLREVKVDVDKDGRMELIPIREETARGMIEDLMLLANKVVAHYLLEREIPTLFRIHEEPTLQKFQEVTGAIGRLGFAFPGGEPTPQAYQAVLKQVRGTNRESVVNTLLLRSMQQAKYAGENLGHFGLAFDEYLHFTSPIRRYPDLVVHRTLKKVLAGDFKAGNREVAQFQGRLPAMGEHTSDRERTAAEAERDLTKYYQCKWAQEHKGESFMGNVSGVVSSGLYVALDNGVEGKLHISHLDDDYYFFIEDAQMLRGRSSGKGYRLGDAVQVTIQDVKPLARQIDLTLADPEDPEYKPGSYEQPGTEQETPMTDVKIRARRREDREQERQEKLKSIPVTQPKFTLDDDRPAIQSSPQLGERGPRPGRGGQGGQFGRGQGQSSQHPSGQHPSSRGRDSGQGGQNGGRTFGGMPMERRSGGPRRVITLERPRNEHLRPVNITVQRMYFGDWSTDNMPPEDGYSGPRAGRERGYDRGERRGDGRGYSRGGNDRGAARLSGGSGAGTGRGGQGQPRSSAPRNAAPLPPAAEPVQGSVPADAQSDEARRRRRRRGRRGGAPGSAE, encoded by the coding sequence ATGCCAAAACAGAGGAAAAAGGACGCCGTGGCCGAACCCCTGCTCCCCGTGACCCCGGAAGGGACCGCGCAGAGCGAAGTTTCGGCCCCCGCGCCCAGCGAGAAGAGTTCCAAGTCCCGGCGGAAGACCTCCGCCCCCGCAGCGGCAGACGCCGCGCCCGCCCAGAACGAAGAAACCCCGGCTCCCAGGCGGGGCCGCAAGCCGGGCGCCGCGCCTGAAGAAGTGGCCGCGCCCGAACAGGTGAACGGACCTGTGGAAGCCGTCGCCGCCGAAGCCCTGACGACTGACGCACCCACCGAACCCAGACCCCGCCGGGGGCGCAAGCCGAAAGCGGTGCCTGCTGAAGAACCGGTGAGCGCCGAAACGGTCCCTGTCACCGCGCCGGACACCCAAGCGGCTGAGCCGCCCAAGCGCCGGGGCCGCAAACCCAGGGCACAGGCGGACGCCGAAGCTGCCGAACCGGTAATGGAAGCCGCCGCCGAAGCTGCACCGACCCCGGTCAAGCGTGGCCGCAAGCCGAAAGCGCCAGCGGTCACCGAACAGCCGGAGGCCGAGGCTGCTGGCGTCGAACCCCTCAAGCCCCGCCGGGGCCGCAAGCCCAGGGCCGAAGCGACCGCGGAGAGCGCCGAAGCCGCCCTCGCCCCCGTGCTGGAAGTGACCGCGCCCGATGCCGCTCCTGAACTGGAGGCAGCCAGCCCTGCTCCCAAACGTCGGGGCCGGGGCCGTCCGAAGGCCGAAGCCCCCGAACCCGCCCCGCTGAACGAGGTGCTGGCGGGCGTGGAGGCGGTGGAGGTCGGCGGCGCGGAAGATGAAACGCCTGCCCCGGTGTTGACCGTGACCCAGGAAGCCACCGTCACCCACGAAGCTCCCGTCATTCAGGAAGATGAAGCCGCGCTTCCGGCAGTGGACTCTGTGTTCGCTGTGGAGCCGCAGGAGACTGCCGACGCTGCGGCCCCCGAAGCCCACCAGCCCCGCAAGAACCGCAAGGAAAAGCGGGCCGAGCGGCAGGCGGCGCCGCAGGAACAGGCCCCCGCCGAGGACACCGAGGACGACCTCGGCAACGTGCCCGACGAGGAGCGTCTGCTCGTGGAGCAACTGCGCAAGCTGGGCCGCCCGGTGCATGTCCGCGACCTGGAGCGCACCTTTACCCGGCACACCCTGGAGCGCCTCGGTGGCTGGCGGAGCATCACCGACCTGCTCGAAACCCTGGTGGAGTCGGGCAAAGTCATCCGCACCCGCAAGAAGACCTACGGCCTCCCCGAAGCGATGAGCCTGGTGCGCGGGAGATTCCAGGCGTCGGCGGCGGGCTTCGGCTTCGTGGTGCCCGACAGCAACGGGGGCAAGGCGGGCGGCGAGGACTACTACATCCCGCAGGACCGCACCCTGGAAGCCTGGAACGGCGACACCGTGCTCGTCCGTATGGATGGACGCGGCGACACCCGCGACCAGCGCGGTGGCAGACGCGGGCAAAAGGGCGACGGCAACCCCCGCGCCACCGTGGTCCGCATCGTGCAGCGGGCCTACAAGCAACTCGTCGGCACGTTGGAATTCCACCACGGTCACCCCATTCTCAAGCCCGACGACCACCGCGCCCGGCACCGCATTCTGCTGCTGCCCGAAGGTCTGGAAGAACTGGAAGCGGGCGCACGCGTCGTCACCGAACTGTTCTGGCCCGAACATACGGGCGAGGACGAGGTCTTCGGGCAGGTCGTGCGCGTGCTGGGGGCCGAGGACGACCCCGAGACTGAAACCGAGGCCGTCATCGTCAAGTTCGGCCTGCGCGGTGAATTCCCCGACGACGTGCTGGAACAGGCGAACGCCATCCCCGTCGAGATTCCCGAAGAAGCCCTGGTGGGCCGCCTCGACCTGCGTGAATTCAACATCTTCACCGTAGACGGGCGCGACGCCAAGGACTTTGACGACGCCATTCACATTCAGCCCACGCCCGAAGGAAACTTCGTGGTCGGTGTCCACATCGCCGACGTGAGCCACTACGTGCAGGAAGGCACCGCGCTGGACGGCGAAGCTTACGCCCGCGCCACCTCGGTCTACCTGCCGGGGCGGGTGCTGCCGATGCTGCCCGAACACCTCAGCAACGGCGTGTGCAGCCTGGTGCCGTATCAGGACCGCCTGACGATGACCGCGCTGGTGGAACTGTCGGCGGAAGGCGACATTCTGGACGTGAAACTCGCGCCCAGCGTCATCAACTCCAAGGCGCGGCTGACCTACGACGAGGTGCAGGCGTACAGCGAGGCCACCGCCACGCTGCCCGAACACGCCCGGCACCTCGAAGGCGACCTCCACCTGCTGCTGAAAATCACCACCAAGCTGCGCCAGAAGCGGCTGCGCGACGGTTCGCTGGACTTCAAGCTGCGCGAGGTCAAGGTGGACGTGGACAAGGACGGGCGCATGGAACTCATCCCCATCCGCGAGGAAACCGCGCGCGGGATGATTGAGGACTTGATGCTCCTCGCCAACAAGGTGGTCGCCCACTATCTGCTGGAGCGCGAAATCCCGACCCTCTTCCGCATCCACGAAGAACCGACCCTCCAGAAATTCCAGGAGGTCACGGGCGCGATTGGGCGGCTGGGCTTCGCCTTCCCAGGCGGCGAACCGACCCCGCAGGCGTATCAGGCGGTGCTCAAGCAAGTACGCGGCACCAACCGCGAAAGCGTGGTCAATACGCTGCTGCTGCGCTCCATGCAGCAGGCGAAGTACGCGGGCGAGAACCTCGGTCACTTCGGCCTTGCCTTCGACGAGTATCTGCACTTCACCTCGCCGATTCGCCGTTACCCCGACCTCGTCGTTCACCGCACGCTGAAGAAGGTACTGGCAGGCGACTTCAAGGCCGGAAACCGTGAAGTGGCGCAGTTCCAGGGCCGACTGCCCGCGATGGGCGAGCACACCTCCGACCGCGAGCGCACCGCCGCCGAAGCCGAGCGCGACCTGACCAAGTACTACCAGTGCAAGTGGGCACAGGAGCACAAGGGCGAGTCGTTCATGGGCAACGTGTCGGGTGTGGTGTCCAGCGGGCTGTATGTCGCGCTGGACAACGGCGTGGAAGGCAAGCTGCACATCAGCCACCTCGATGACGACTACTACTTCTTCATCGAAGACGCGCAGATGCTGCGGGGCCGCAGCTCCGGCAAGGGCTACCGCCTGGGTGACGCGGTGCAGGTCACCATTCAAGACGTCAAGCCGCTGGCCCGTCAGATTGACCTGACCCTGGCCGACCCCGAAGACCCCGAGTACAAGCCCGGCAGCTACGAGCAGCCCGGAACCGAGCAGGAGACCCCCATGACCGACGTGAAAATCCGTGCCCGCCGCCGCGAGGACCGCGAGCAGGAGCGGCAGGAAAAACTCAAGAGCATTCCAGTGACTCAGCCCAAATTCACCCTGGACGACGACCGGCCCGCCATTCAGAGCAGCCCGCAACTCGGCGAGCGCGGTCCCCGTCCGGGCCGGGGCGGGCAGGGCGGCCAGTTCGGACGCGGACAGGGCCAGTCCAGCCAGCACCCGTCCGGCCAGCACCCGTCCAGCCGGGGCCGTGACTCCGGCCAGGGCGGGCAGAACGGGGGCCGCACCTTCGGCGGCATGCCGATGGAGCGCCGGAGCGGCGGCCCGCGCCGGGTCATCACGCTGGAACGGCCCCGCAACGAGCACCTGCGCCCGGTGAACATCACCGTGCAGCGCATGTACTTCGGCGACTGGTCCACCGACAACATGCCCCCCGAAGACGGCTACAGCGGCCCCCGCGCCGGACGCGAGCGCGGCTATGACCGGGGCGAGCGCCGGGGCGACGGGCGCGGCTACAGCCGGGGCGGAAACGACCGGGGCGCCGCCCGCCTGAGCGGCGGGAGCGGCGCGGGCACCGGGCGCGGAGGCCAGGGACAACCGCGCTCCTCCGCCCCCCGCAACGCCGCGCCGCTGCCCCCCGCTGCCGAGCCGGTTCAGGGCAGTGTCCCCGCCGACGCCCAGAGCGACGAGGCCCGCCGCCGCCGCCGCCGCCGGGGTCGCCGGGGTGGGGCGCCGGGCAGCGCCGAGTAA
- a CDS encoding transposase, whose protein sequence is MRTSQLLEYFSLPDLFTLAYVLVDDHLQLLSAMGSYQLPMARNRQATPSELITIALVGDLLGQKNSETWFALVRQLYADLFPHLPERSRYHRHLLAARHLIASFGLSLSPKDADILIIDSKPLPIAQGARMKRPRQQSEAKIGPGSMGWVMGYKLHGVVDTQGYFTKFAIVAANESEQGVARELLSEYERSRTLGDKGYVGSGVYAKSRENAKTPVAWPPVLGKLRKRIESVFSRLARCCSLGEVQLNSFQAVVARTCRAVAAHNLMLHLERYVRSAA, encoded by the coding sequence ATGCGAACCAGCCAGCTTCTGGAATATTTTAGCCTGCCCGACCTCTTCACACTGGCCTACGTCCTTGTCGACGACCATCTCCAACTGCTCAGCGCTATGGGAAGCTACCAGCTTCCCATGGCCCGCAACCGTCAGGCCACTCCTTCTGAACTGATCACTATCGCCCTCGTGGGCGACCTTCTTGGTCAGAAGAACAGCGAGACCTGGTTCGCCCTCGTTCGTCAGCTTTACGCCGACCTCTTCCCACACCTCCCCGAACGCAGTCGCTACCACCGCCATTTACTCGCAGCCAGGCATCTCATCGCATCTTTCGGGCTGTCCCTCAGCCCGAAAGATGCAGACATCCTCATTATCGACAGTAAACCCCTCCCCATTGCTCAGGGTGCCCGAATGAAGCGGCCCAGACAGCAGTCAGAAGCAAAAATAGGCCCAGGGAGTATGGGCTGGGTGATGGGCTACAAGCTTCACGGCGTCGTCGACACGCAGGGCTACTTCACGAAGTTTGCCATTGTCGCTGCCAACGAATCCGAGCAGGGCGTGGCCCGTGAGCTGCTCTCTGAATACGAACGCAGCCGCACGCTTGGGGACAAAGGCTACGTCGGGAGTGGCGTGTACGCCAAGTCACGGGAGAACGCGAAGACACCGGTGGCATGGCCACCGGTGCTGGGGAAACTAAGAAAGCGCATAGAATCGGTCTTTTCCAGGTTAGCGAGATGCTGCTCTCTGGGTGAGGTGCAGCTGAATTCCTTCCAGGCCGTCGTAGCCCGCACGTGCCGTGCGGTTGCGGCCCACAACCTGATGCTGCACCTAGAGCGCTACGTGCGTTCAGCAGCTTAG
- a CDS encoding PASTA domain-containing protein produces MTGPDSSKPAGQGAAPASSQSSQTPPTPPTQPIDGKYQVLREVSRTGNVTLYEVRAAEGVTRQVAWFEVQTPAERQNFHAYRTALRSVAPAGLTDVVARPGAYYAVWQPVSGTPLAEAAAQPTKRQEMVEAVEALGTRLADAGFALSDADIVMQGDMPLVAYLRPAAPRTPEEIAALNAGVLGGLRGGKVRRKRERRPGAWLTFVPGLFFLSGAGWLGAQAAQIYLNPPVGEVSSVTSQPAAEAARALTKKGFRVEYAYGESGTLPIGIVIRQEPEAGTSLPVGRQVILTVNKPAPLVVPKVEDMTLAQAAGPLGDNALKLGKVIRVDGTLTRTPEGRIIAQIPPAGASTQRSQPVQVLVSTGVRSEETFIIDLRGLTFEQARDWARAAGLVVTEVTREPSDKTENTVLSQEPAPFATVPVGSPVKLVVASVKYTPPSVPTEPLPIPPPYVPPPPPEPITAPDQTQPPGTQPPATQPSGSQPAGTQPTPAAPGGSATDTAPQPDTAAPPATPAPPAVDTTPRQVNLRYTFGTELPGGTYSITVQDASGEREIMPGVPAAQVAGRLAQAPIQVQGNAVFIIRRDGAEYARVPAQ; encoded by the coding sequence ATGACCGGGCCGGATTCCTCCAAACCAGCGGGCCAGGGCGCGGCGCCTGCGTCTTCTCAGTCGTCTCAGACGCCGCCCACGCCGCCGACGCAACCCATCGACGGCAAGTACCAGGTGCTGCGCGAAGTGTCGCGCACCGGCAACGTCACGCTCTACGAGGTCCGCGCCGCCGAGGGCGTGACCCGGCAGGTGGCCTGGTTCGAGGTCCAGACCCCCGCCGAGCGCCAGAACTTTCACGCCTACCGCACGGCGCTACGCTCGGTGGCCCCCGCCGGGCTGACCGACGTGGTGGCCCGCCCCGGCGCGTACTACGCGGTGTGGCAGCCGGTGAGCGGCACGCCGCTGGCCGAGGCCGCCGCGCAGCCCACCAAACGCCAGGAAATGGTGGAAGCGGTCGAGGCCCTGGGAACGCGGCTCGCCGACGCGGGCTTTGCCCTGAGCGACGCCGATATCGTCATGCAGGGCGACATGCCGCTGGTGGCGTACCTGCGCCCGGCGGCGCCGCGAACCCCCGAGGAAATCGCGGCCCTCAATGCGGGCGTGCTGGGTGGCCTGCGGGGAGGCAAGGTCAGGCGCAAGCGGGAGCGGCGGCCCGGGGCCTGGTTGACCTTCGTGCCGGGGCTGTTTTTCCTGAGCGGCGCGGGGTGGCTGGGGGCGCAGGCCGCCCAGATCTACCTCAACCCCCCGGTGGGCGAGGTGTCGAGCGTGACCTCGCAGCCCGCCGCCGAGGCCGCCCGCGCCCTGACGAAAAAAGGGTTCCGGGTCGAATACGCCTACGGCGAGAGCGGCACGCTGCCCATCGGCATAGTGATTCGGCAGGAACCCGAGGCGGGCACGTCGCTGCCTGTGGGAAGGCAGGTCATCCTGACCGTCAACAAGCCTGCTCCCCTGGTGGTGCCCAAGGTGGAGGACATGACCCTGGCCCAGGCCGCCGGGCCGCTGGGGGACAACGCCCTGAAACTGGGCAAGGTCATCCGGGTGGACGGCACCCTGACGCGCACGCCCGAGGGCCGCATCATCGCCCAGATTCCGCCGGCCGGGGCCTCCACGCAGCGCAGCCAGCCGGTGCAGGTGCTGGTGAGCACCGGGGTCCGCAGCGAGGAGACCTTCATCATCGACCTGCGCGGCCTGACCTTCGAGCAGGCGCGGGACTGGGCGCGGGCCGCCGGACTGGTCGTGACCGAGGTGACACGCGAACCCAGCGACAAGACCGAAAACACCGTGCTGTCGCAGGAGCCTGCTCCATTCGCCACCGTCCCCGTCGGCAGTCCGGTCAAGCTGGTGGTCGCCAGCGTCAAGTACACGCCCCCCAGCGTGCCCACCGAGCCGCTGCCGATTCCGCCGCCCTACGTGCCGCCGCCCCCGCCCGAGCCGATCACGGCGCCCGACCAGACCCAACCCCCCGGCACGCAGCCCCCTGCTACGCAGCCCTCCGGCTCACAGCCAGCCGGTACACAGCCGACCCCTGCGGCACCCGGCGGCAGCGCAACGGACACGGCCCCGCAGCCGGACACCGCTGCGCCGCCCGCAACCCCCGCGCCGCCTGCGGTGGACACCACGCCCCGGCAGGTCAACCTGCGCTACACCTTCGGCACGGAGCTGCCCGGTGGAACCTACTCCATCACCGTGCAGGACGCGAGCGGCGAGCGCGAGATCATGCCGGGCGTCCCCGCCGCCCAGGTGGCAGGCCGACTCGCCCAGGCCCCGATTCAGGTGCAGGGCAACGCGGTGTTCATCATCCGGCGTGACGGGGCCGAGTACGCCCGCGTCCCGGCGCAGTAA
- a CDS encoding methyltransferase domain-containing protein — MQNTEQDGLAKLRSREWSDAGCRSAHHVIRRTALGVLAWRGHTGRAVGVDPRPGLGVTAGHAEALLFADHSFDAALLVRVLAHLPDPARALAEAWRVLRPGGQLVLAAQGAEHLAAMWRAVGRPVSEVGPEAPLRDALREAGLPARRLDVRLSITVTADDAQALTGSYGLHLIRIPLNSCTVGTTPPVHPYREIRIFSYSFQSD, encoded by the coding sequence GTGCAAAACACTGAGCAGGACGGACTTGCAAAGCTGCGCAGCAGAGAATGGAGTGATGCGGGGTGCCGTTCCGCGCATCACGTAATTCGGAGAACTGCTCTAGGGGTTCTGGCGTGGCGCGGTCACACCGGGCGGGCGGTGGGCGTGGACCCCCGGCCCGGTCTGGGGGTGACGGCGGGACACGCCGAAGCCCTGCTCTTTGCGGACCACAGTTTCGACGCCGCGCTGCTGGTGCGCGTGCTGGCCCACCTGCCCGACCCGGCGCGTGCCCTGGCCGAAGCGTGGCGGGTGCTGCGCCCCGGCGGGCAACTGGTGCTGGCGGCGCAGGGCGCGGAGCATCTCGCCGCGATGTGGCGAGCGGTGGGCCGCCCCGTCTCCGAAGTCGGCCCCGAAGCGCCGCTCCGTGACGCCCTGCGTGAGGCCGGACTCCCCGCCCGGCGGCTGGACGTGCGCCTGTCCATCACCGTCACCGCCGACGACGCGCAGGCGCTGACCGGCAGCTACGGCCTGCACCTGATACGGATTCCGCTAAATTCCTGCACAGTCGGAACTACACCGCCTGTGCATCCATATCGCGAAATCCGTATCTTTTCCTACTCCTTTCAGTCGGATTGA
- a CDS encoding YqgE/AlgH family protein, which translates to MSGPLTFLVASPHLQGSFFEGAVVLLLEHDEQGAMGLMVHLPAGPTVAELLPELAQETAPVWLGGPVDPGLGWCLYRAPVGLEGEVQLTEGLMVSSSQDVLHAVVAGGQRYMLILGYAGWAAGQLTEEARVGTWLWVEQDTPELLWDVAPEDRWAEALRRLGVSPDTIVPGGAQA; encoded by the coding sequence ATGAGCGGCCCGCTGACCTTTCTGGTTGCCAGTCCCCACCTTCAGGGGAGCTTCTTCGAGGGCGCCGTCGTGCTGCTGCTGGAACACGACGAGCAGGGCGCGATGGGGCTGATGGTCCACCTGCCTGCCGGACCGACGGTGGCCGAGCTGCTGCCCGAACTGGCGCAGGAAACGGCCCCGGTGTGGCTGGGCGGCCCGGTGGACCCCGGCCTGGGCTGGTGCCTGTACCGCGCCCCGGTGGGCCTGGAGGGTGAGGTGCAACTCACCGAGGGCCTGATGGTGAGCAGCAGCCAGGACGTGCTGCACGCGGTGGTCGCAGGTGGGCAGCGCTACATGCTGATTCTCGGCTACGCAGGCTGGGCCGCCGGGCAACTCACCGAGGAAGCCCGCGTCGGCACCTGGCTGTGGGTGGAGCAGGACACCCCGGAATTGCTGTGGGACGTGGCCCCCGAGGACCGCTGGGCCGAGGCTCTGCGCCGCCTGGGGGTGTCGCCGGACACCATCGTGCCGGGCGGGGCGCAGGCATAG
- a CDS encoding YgfZ/GcvT domain-containing protein, translated as MWTRLPSSGLRVTGADRTDFVHGQMTGDLRGAPTPGLVPCAFLNVRGQIEQFARAYRRPDDIYLHLDAGQAAPLAARLRRYIIFDQVELEDVSDTLRSVHVWDQAAPGWDEAGAAAQQWTLGDSLVLGGRVDRSGRPGVDLHYLARDEAAVLAELGGEERPLSDLDALRIVAGIPDIHRDALTGTLPQEVGLDVRGPLPAISYRKGCYVGQEIMARIEARGQTRFHLARVVGEGVPSHAEIRQGEKVVGQTGLSSGPHALARLRRELEDGAAVNVGAAVEVGGVTAHVQLLGHD; from the coding sequence ATGTGGACTCGCCTTCCTTCCAGCGGCCTGCGCGTGACCGGCGCCGACCGGACCGACTTCGTGCATGGGCAGATGACCGGCGACCTGCGCGGCGCCCCCACGCCCGGCCTGGTGCCCTGCGCGTTCCTGAACGTGCGCGGCCAGATCGAGCAGTTTGCCCGCGCTTACCGCCGCCCCGACGACATCTACCTGCATCTGGACGCGGGGCAGGCCGCTCCCCTCGCCGCCCGACTGCGGCGCTACATCATCTTCGACCAGGTGGAACTGGAAGACGTGTCGGACACGCTGCGTAGCGTGCATGTCTGGGACCAGGCCGCGCCCGGCTGGGACGAGGCGGGCGCCGCCGCTCAGCAGTGGACCCTGGGCGACTCGCTGGTGCTCGGCGGGCGCGTGGACCGCAGCGGGCGCCCCGGCGTGGACCTGCACTACCTCGCCCGCGACGAGGCCGCGGTGCTCGCTGAGCTGGGAGGCGAGGAACGCCCGCTGAGCGACCTCGACGCGCTGCGAATCGTTGCCGGTATCCCCGACATCCACCGCGACGCCCTGACCGGCACCCTGCCGCAGGAGGTCGGGCTGGACGTGCGCGGTCCGCTGCCCGCCATCAGCTACCGCAAGGGCTGCTACGTGGGTCAGGAAATCATGGCCCGCATCGAGGCGCGGGGGCAGACCCGCTTTCATCTGGCGCGGGTGGTGGGCGAGGGGGTGCCGTCCCACGCCGAAATTCGCCAGGGTGAAAAGGTGGTGGGACAAACCGGCCTGAGCAGCGGCCCGCACGCTCTGGCCCGGTTGCGCCGCGAACTGGAAGACGGCGCGGCAGTGAATGTCGGCGCGGCGGTAGAAGTCGGCGGCGTCACGGCGCACGTTCAGTTG
- a CDS encoding exodeoxyribonuclease III, with the protein MLPERLPMLPARLKVTSFNVNGLRSALRKGLAEWVEREQPDVLLLQEVRADPMPDALPGYHSAWFPAQKAGYSGVAILSRLPLDDVRIGMPHDEMDAEGRVISARVAGVRFVSVYLPSGSSGEVRQGFKDRILGDYQAWVSGLLAAGQPVVIGGDYNVAHREIDLKNWRSNQKNSGFLPHEREWMTAHLASGLTDCHRECLGAEAEYTWWSNRANAYANNVGWRIDYLLAAGVTVSGVRADRSVRLSDHAPLTGWAELGEGAVAPGTRQNA; encoded by the coding sequence ATGCTGCCCGAGCGCCTGCCGATGCTGCCTGCCCGTCTCAAAGTCACCTCCTTCAACGTCAATGGCCTGCGAAGTGCGCTGCGCAAAGGCCTGGCCGAGTGGGTCGAGCGCGAACAGCCCGACGTGCTGCTGCTTCAGGAGGTCCGCGCCGACCCCATGCCCGACGCCCTGCCCGGCTACCACTCGGCGTGGTTTCCCGCACAGAAGGCCGGTTACAGCGGGGTCGCCATCCTCTCGCGGCTGCCGCTGGACGACGTGCGTATCGGAATGCCCCACGACGAGATGGACGCCGAGGGCCGGGTCATCAGCGCGCGGGTCGCGGGCGTGCGATTTGTCAGCGTCTACCTGCCGAGCGGCAGCTCCGGCGAGGTGCGCCAGGGGTTCAAGGACCGCATTCTGGGCGACTATCAGGCGTGGGTGTCCGGCCTGCTCGCGGCGGGGCAGCCGGTCGTCATCGGGGGCGACTACAACGTGGCGCACCGTGAAATCGACCTGAAAAACTGGCGCAGCAACCAGAAAAACAGCGGCTTTCTGCCCCACGAGCGCGAGTGGATGACCGCGCACCTCGCGTCCGGTCTGACCGACTGCCACCGCGAGTGCCTGGGTGCAGAAGCCGAGTACACCTGGTGGAGCAACCGGGCAAACGCTTACGCCAACAACGTGGGCTGGCGCATCGACTATCTGCTGGCCGCCGGGGTCACGGTCAGCGGCGTGCGGGCCGACCGCTCGGTGCGGCTGAGCGACCACGCGCCGCTGACGGGATGGGCCGAACTGGGCGAAGGTGCCGTTGCCCCCGGCACCCGCCAGAATGCGTAA